In Providencia zhijiangensis, a single window of DNA contains:
- a CDS encoding TonB-dependent receptor, with translation MAIQFTLGRFKPIALSLAVTSALVSQSAIAQEITFSLPEQGLASAIDQISRQGQVSLLYDKSQLSGLRAPALSGSYTPQTALQKILIGSGLELVNENGMLVIRPQNLNQGTLVLPETQVSGVVQNHPAMDVMSAPQYVTSEEISQKNTGDGNITDLMKTNPAVQFANNDSNSMNQGEIKPSRISIHGSSSYQNAYRLDGVSFNNDFDPADSGLGETATRLSSSDQGIYIDSRLIDSMAVYDNNIPVEFGGFTGGTVEVNSRRWQGENSAHAYYRLTRSGWNNLFHDSTQSIDTSKNDTANPARFQNRYDKNDFGGWFELGVTENSGVVFSASRRSSTIPMTVTGGAGAVIENGEVEMTEFSSGSKNQHRTSDNYFLKYSIDLSDVNSLDLSANYASYESRLFSSSVMNSGYDSTHNGFGLTAVYKHQLSLGQLELTANTQDLKDERDNDQKYSVILRAAVDNDYSNMVDANSGGLGDLISQQQSQSAKAVMRFNPLEDGLGATHKPTLGTEISYTKGIYKRDKDYLQYTFTGNVDKDDMFNGMLWNAARFKAGKYTADYTNYALFLDDTIEYGRLTLRPGIRLDRDDFVSRTNIAPRLTGTYDVFGNGKTQIIAGANRYYGRSMLNYALYGAQNGGMQTCDMMSDVCTVNPNINTWENKKDYEGLDSLKTPYNDELTLALQQDILSTTWRLQYVHREGYDEVRSRTKTKKLDMYDPESKIRVFDNDGRSSHDTVTLSVNNSQPWEWADASHVMTASLTWQQTDSNTPKDSGYNYFEGRNDLNLNKVYYNGKVIDASKLPSTSFNSPFKVNLELTSVWDNYDLTWYNRLQWWGARDQVVRYGNGDGTYTDPEYGLIRRYTDQHYSSKYTWDTRLGWKPDFAYGFGVSVEVNNVLNNKNVADTFTYSNRTIKSYDPGRQFWLQVNYDF, from the coding sequence ATGGCAATTCAATTCACACTCGGTCGATTCAAGCCGATTGCGCTGTCACTGGCGGTCACCAGTGCGTTAGTCAGCCAATCTGCTATCGCCCAAGAAATCACTTTCTCATTACCAGAACAAGGGTTAGCAAGTGCGATTGACCAAATCAGTCGCCAAGGCCAAGTTTCACTTCTGTATGACAAAAGCCAGCTCAGCGGGCTGCGCGCCCCCGCCCTTTCTGGCAGCTATACCCCACAAACCGCATTACAAAAAATTCTTATTGGTAGCGGGTTAGAGCTGGTTAACGAAAACGGCATGCTGGTTATCCGTCCTCAAAACTTAAACCAAGGCACGCTAGTTTTACCGGAAACTCAAGTGTCGGGCGTGGTACAAAATCACCCTGCCATGGATGTCATGTCTGCGCCGCAATACGTCACCTCAGAAGAGATCAGCCAAAAAAATACCGGTGACGGCAATATTACCGATTTAATGAAAACTAACCCTGCCGTGCAGTTTGCGAATAACGATAGCAACTCCATGAATCAAGGGGAAATTAAGCCTTCTCGTATTTCTATTCATGGTTCCAGTAGCTACCAGAACGCCTATCGCCTTGATGGCGTGAGCTTCAACAATGACTTTGACCCTGCCGACAGCGGCTTAGGTGAAACCGCCACGCGACTGAGCAGCAGCGACCAAGGGATTTACATCGACAGCCGCTTGATTGATAGCATGGCCGTTTATGATAACAACATCCCAGTGGAGTTTGGTGGATTTACGGGAGGAACCGTTGAGGTCAACAGCCGTCGTTGGCAAGGTGAAAATAGCGCCCACGCGTATTATCGCTTAACCCGTTCTGGCTGGAATAATCTGTTCCACGATTCGACTCAATCTATCGATACCTCCAAGAACGATACCGCTAACCCAGCTCGCTTCCAGAATCGCTACGATAAAAATGATTTTGGTGGCTGGTTTGAGTTGGGCGTGACGGAAAATTCAGGCGTGGTGTTCTCAGCATCTCGCCGTAGTTCGACGATTCCGATGACGGTGACGGGTGGTGCTGGTGCAGTCATCGAGAATGGTGAAGTAGAAATGACTGAGTTCTCTTCTGGCTCCAAAAACCAGCACAGAACATCAGATAACTATTTCCTAAAATATTCGATTGATTTATCAGATGTTAACTCACTCGATCTCTCTGCTAACTATGCCTCATATGAGAGCCGCCTATTTTCATCCTCTGTGATGAATTCAGGTTACGATTCAACGCACAATGGTTTTGGTCTAACTGCCGTTTATAAACATCAGTTAAGTCTTGGTCAATTAGAGCTCACCGCCAATACGCAAGATCTAAAAGATGAGCGTGATAATGACCAGAAATACTCCGTCATTCTTCGTGCTGCAGTTGACAATGATTACAGCAATATGGTTGATGCCAATAGTGGTGGTTTAGGGGATTTGATTTCCCAACAACAAAGCCAAAGTGCAAAAGCTGTTATGCGCTTTAATCCATTAGAAGATGGTTTAGGGGCAACGCATAAACCTACACTTGGAACCGAAATCAGCTATACAAAAGGTATCTATAAACGCGACAAAGATTATCTTCAATACACCTTTACAGGGAACGTTGATAAAGATGACATGTTTAATGGAATGCTGTGGAACGCCGCACGTTTCAAAGCAGGTAAATACACCGCCGATTACACCAATTATGCGCTGTTTTTAGACGACACCATTGAATATGGTCGACTCACGTTACGCCCTGGTATTCGCCTTGATCGTGATGATTTCGTTAGCCGTACCAACATTGCCCCACGTCTGACAGGAACTTATGACGTATTTGGTAATGGTAAAACCCAAATTATTGCGGGTGCCAACCGTTATTATGGGCGTTCTATGCTTAACTACGCATTATACGGCGCGCAAAATGGCGGAATGCAAACTTGCGATATGATGTCTGATGTCTGTACTGTTAATCCCAACATTAATACTTGGGAAAATAAGAAAGACTATGAAGGCTTAGACTCACTTAAAACGCCATATAACGACGAGCTAACTCTTGCACTTCAGCAAGATATTCTTTCAACAACATGGCGCTTACAGTACGTTCATCGTGAAGGTTATGATGAAGTTCGTAGCCGTACAAAAACCAAAAAACTGGACATGTACGATCCTGAAAGCAAGATCCGCGTTTTTGATAATGATGGGCGTAGCTCCCATGATACCGTGACATTGTCTGTCAACAACTCACAACCATGGGAATGGGCAGATGCTTCTCATGTGATGACAGCATCATTAACTTGGCAACAAACAGACAGTAATACTCCAAAAGACTCTGGCTATAACTACTTTGAAGGTCGTAATGACCTGAATCTAAACAAAGTTTATTATAATGGCAAAGTCATTGACGCCTCAAAATTACCATCAACAAGCTTCAATTCACCTTTCAAAGTTAACTTAGAGCTCACCAGTGTCTGGGATAACTACGATCTAACTTGGTACAACCGCTTACAGTGGTGGGGCGCTAGAGATCAAGTCGTTCGTTATGGAAATGGCGATGGTACCTACACCGATCCTGAATACGGTTTAATTCGTCGATACACCGATCAACATTACTCAAGCAAGTATACATGGGATACCCGCTTAGGCTGGAAACCTGATTTTGCTTACGGATTTGGTGTCTCTGTCGAAGTCAATAACGTTCTAAATAATAAAAACGTTGCTGACACCTTTACTTACAGCAATAGAACTATTAAGTCCTATGATCCAGGTCGTCAATTCTGGCTGCAAGTAAATTACGATTTCTAA
- a CDS encoding FecR family protein: MENNQTQQPENTSSVEQQRIDEDAALWFTRVHSQQLSDQQSQEFKIWLRASKAHADAYEAIAGIWQDIEKVPRPAPIKQTASKFGFSSFWKPLGHLVAACFIAAVLFLPYSQLPSMLLNNMTLVSTDSTKEVTLSDGSQLFLNRDTRIRVAYETPIRQLYLDQGSAYFKVKSNPYRPFVINVDQRRIQVVGTEFEVNKKGEQVAVNVSQGIVSFQSVNSPKPVLLLAGQGALSPSINGKIALNSVTPQEVARWRFGELSFVDKPLGEVLSELKTYSDFQVELSPSNLANRKISGRINLQQPDAFFQALPSLLPVQVVYQDKNNLLIIQNKKNK; this comes from the coding sequence ATGGAAAATAACCAAACCCAGCAGCCAGAAAATACCTCGTCAGTCGAGCAACAACGCATCGACGAAGACGCGGCGCTGTGGTTTACCCGCGTGCATAGCCAGCAGCTCAGTGACCAGCAATCTCAAGAGTTTAAAATCTGGTTACGTGCATCCAAAGCCCATGCAGATGCCTATGAAGCGATAGCCGGAATTTGGCAAGATATAGAAAAAGTTCCGCGCCCAGCACCTATCAAACAAACAGCTTCAAAATTCGGTTTTTCATCGTTTTGGAAGCCTCTCGGTCATCTGGTTGCCGCCTGTTTTATCGCTGCCGTTTTGTTTTTGCCATACAGTCAGCTTCCCTCCATGTTGCTCAATAACATGACGCTAGTTTCCACTGACTCCACCAAAGAGGTGACGCTGTCAGATGGCTCTCAGCTGTTTCTCAATCGCGATACCCGTATTCGAGTCGCTTATGAAACACCAATCCGCCAGCTCTATTTAGACCAAGGTTCCGCTTACTTTAAAGTGAAATCCAACCCGTATCGCCCGTTTGTGATCAACGTGGATCAGCGACGTATTCAAGTGGTGGGAACGGAATTTGAAGTGAATAAAAAAGGCGAGCAAGTCGCGGTCAATGTTAGCCAAGGCATTGTGAGCTTTCAAAGCGTCAACAGCCCAAAACCCGTATTACTGCTTGCTGGACAAGGGGCGCTGAGCCCGAGTATTAATGGCAAAATCGCACTCAATTCAGTCACCCCGCAAGAGGTGGCAAGATGGCGTTTTGGTGAGCTCAGCTTTGTGGATAAGCCCCTTGGCGAAGTTCTGTCTGAATTAAAAACCTATTCCGACTTTCAGGTTGAACTCTCTCCGAGCAATTTAGCCAACCGAAAAATATCCGGACGCATTAACCTTCAACAGCCAGATGCCTTTTTTCAGGCACTTCCCTCGCTCCTTCCTGTGCAAGTCGTGTATCAGGATAAAAATAACCTTTTGATTATCCAAAACAAAAAAAATAAATAA
- a CDS encoding RNA polymerase sigma factor has translation MTIDKSLARKISGAYQSTYGQLVRFFRSRLGNSNDADDLSQDVFTLWLNRKAQDPVKENRAYLFKIASNVLIDHWRRNHQQSQSHTSIDDVVHEQSFEQTTADPSEILEHQQRITRLGEAIDLLPPRRREAFLLYRFDGLSQSEIAERMEISISMVEKHIAAALVHCKKYLDDQSNHP, from the coding sequence ATGACTATCGATAAATCCCTTGCCCGCAAAATCAGCGGCGCATATCAATCAACCTATGGTCAGCTTGTGCGATTTTTCCGCAGTCGACTAGGTAATAGTAACGATGCGGATGATTTATCACAGGATGTGTTTACACTATGGCTAAACCGTAAAGCGCAGGATCCTGTGAAGGAGAACCGTGCTTATCTGTTTAAAATCGCTAGCAATGTGTTAATTGACCATTGGCGACGGAATCATCAACAGAGCCAGTCCCATACCTCGATTGATGACGTGGTGCATGAGCAAAGTTTTGAGCAAACTACCGCCGATCCTAGCGAAATTTTAGAGCACCAACAACGAATTACGCGACTTGGCGAGGCGATTGACCTTTTACCTCCTCGGCGCAGAGAAGCTTTTTTGCTGTATCGCTTTGATGGCTTATCGCAAAGTGAAATTGCAGAGCGTATGGAAATTTCGATCAGTATGGTAGAAAAACATATTGCAGCGGCATTAGTGCATTGTAAAAAATATTTAGACGATCAGAGCAATCATCCGTAA
- a CDS encoding energy transducer TonB — translation MNSSVGQLGSPIFRPLGGLCGSLVFHGILAMFFIGWFTSNLPKTGVLPPAISLQLGLYQLEQQQEPEVNNAPKQQMATREEVEPEVVEKAEKLPQTPLVDNGTLTRVTEKKRPPKKKPVQEKKVVEEAPVSTQESEVTSVPTSGSASNSSANFASSAAAPVSGHHGWESEVHQRLAKAKRYPRAALRFRSTGVSQVKIIVDNQGKLVSASLINSSGTKLLDKEALATIERAAPFPMPPETLLANGKVELIAPIVFDTTSI, via the coding sequence ATGAACAGCAGTGTGGGGCAGCTGGGAAGCCCAATTTTTCGTCCTCTGGGCGGTTTATGTGGAAGTCTTGTTTTCCATGGAATACTGGCAATGTTTTTTATTGGATGGTTTACATCAAACCTACCAAAAACTGGAGTTTTACCACCCGCAATCTCTTTACAATTAGGGCTTTATCAACTGGAGCAGCAGCAGGAGCCTGAAGTCAATAATGCACCCAAACAGCAGATGGCGACCCGTGAAGAAGTCGAGCCTGAAGTGGTGGAAAAAGCAGAAAAACTGCCACAAACCCCACTAGTTGATAATGGGACATTGACGCGCGTCACTGAGAAAAAACGTCCGCCAAAGAAAAAGCCAGTTCAAGAGAAAAAAGTGGTGGAAGAAGCCCCTGTTTCTACTCAAGAATCAGAAGTAACTTCGGTGCCAACCTCTGGCAGTGCTTCGAATAGCAGTGCGAATTTTGCGAGCAGTGCCGCTGCACCTGTCAGTGGTCATCATGGATGGGAAAGTGAAGTTCATCAACGGTTAGCGAAAGCAAAGCGATACCCACGCGCCGCATTGCGTTTTCGTTCAACGGGCGTGTCTCAAGTCAAAATTATTGTGGATAACCAAGGCAAGTTAGTGAGTGCTAGCTTGATTAACTCGTCAGGCACCAAGCTCCTCGATAAAGAAGCGCTAGCGACTATCGAACGAGCAGCACCATTTCCAATGCCACCCGAGACTTTGCTAGCCAATGGAAAAGTGGAGCTAATTGCGCCGATCGTATTTGATACGACATCAATCTAG
- a CDS encoding AhpA/YtjB family protein, giving the protein MKLPFRLHKTVIIIVCVALITFLMHGVSYLGYSQSQSRLEQFKQLTQVLAEQVAFSLSDYMVPGSKDFNLERINANLNHLAKDHYILDASLYTAAGALVTQIGEPASVKERLSLDGKSELQNFHYQLVIPVQGAQEPKGYLRLTIDTESLTSDLQQADNTANIMRVFILLSLCIGFILANTLMRLKKKKGQQQLIVEPDENTEESEDKLEVQSNGSKGAKNTHSPLKSPRAKRRKDPSPHRPRRVARKLSEKQ; this is encoded by the coding sequence ATGAAACTCCCATTTAGGCTGCACAAAACCGTTATTATCATTGTTTGCGTTGCGCTGATAACCTTCTTAATGCACGGGGTTTCATACTTGGGATATAGCCAAAGTCAAAGCCGGCTGGAACAATTTAAGCAACTAACTCAAGTATTAGCTGAGCAAGTGGCATTCAGCTTATCCGATTATATGGTTCCCGGCAGCAAAGATTTTAATTTAGAACGAATTAATGCCAATTTAAATCATCTAGCGAAAGATCACTATATTTTGGATGCCAGCTTATACACGGCGGCGGGCGCATTAGTCACCCAAATTGGTGAACCTGCCAGCGTTAAAGAGCGACTTTCTCTTGATGGAAAATCAGAGCTACAAAATTTTCATTATCAATTAGTGATACCTGTGCAGGGCGCACAGGAACCCAAAGGGTATTTACGTCTAACCATCGATACGGAATCACTGACCAGCGATCTTCAGCAAGCGGATAACACCGCCAATATCATGCGCGTATTTATTTTATTATCTTTATGTATTGGCTTTATTTTGGCGAATACCCTAATGCGCCTGAAGAAAAAGAAAGGTCAGCAGCAATTGATCGTCGAGCCTGACGAAAACACGGAAGAGAGTGAAGATAAGCTCGAAGTTCAGAGCAATGGGTCAAAAGGGGCGAAAAATACGCATAGCCCCTTAAAGTCACCACGCGCCAAACGCCGTAAAGATCCAAGTCCACATCGACCAAGGCGGGTAGCGCGCAAATTATCAGAAAAGCAGTAA
- the serB gene encoding phosphoserine phosphatase: MPTSLTYCYLPDEIQKWPGLPLSLSGEEVMPLDYRAGDTGWLLYGRGLDKARISDFQQRLGIAIVIVSSWRIDDYQVVRIAGSITPRIKKLADESQLDVVPLGKIPRLRSPGILLMDMDSTAIQIECIDEIARLAGVGDQVSEVTERAMQGELDFTESLRARVALLEGADAAILDQVLETLPLMPGLTSLVRKLQAMDWHIAIASGGFTFFADNLRQRLKLVAAVANHLEVKNGKLTGKVKGAIVDAKYKAQTLVKLAEKLNIPMEQTVAIGDGANDLKMLRKAGLGIAYHAKPKVFARAKVGIKHADLMGVLCVLSGGLKHEER; this comes from the coding sequence ATGCCAACGAGTTTGACCTACTGTTATCTGCCTGATGAAATTCAAAAATGGCCGGGTTTACCCTTATCGCTAAGTGGTGAAGAAGTGATGCCATTGGATTATCGTGCAGGGGATACTGGGTGGTTGTTATATGGTCGCGGTTTAGATAAAGCGCGAATCAGTGATTTCCAGCAGCGTTTAGGGATAGCGATTGTGATTGTCTCCTCTTGGCGCATTGATGATTACCAAGTTGTCCGCATCGCGGGCAGCATTACTCCACGCATTAAAAAATTGGCGGATGAAAGCCAGCTGGATGTGGTGCCACTCGGAAAAATTCCACGCTTACGTTCCCCAGGGATCTTACTCATGGACATGGATTCTACCGCGATCCAAATCGAGTGCATCGATGAAATTGCCCGTCTAGCTGGGGTCGGTGATCAAGTTTCTGAAGTGACTGAACGCGCCATGCAAGGTGAGCTCGATTTCACGGAAAGTCTACGTGCTCGTGTGGCACTACTCGAAGGTGCCGATGCAGCTATTCTTGACCAAGTCCTTGAAACCTTGCCGTTAATGCCGGGGTTAACCAGCTTAGTTCGTAAGTTACAAGCGATGGACTGGCATATTGCTATTGCTTCCGGCGGATTCACGTTCTTTGCCGATAACTTACGCCAGCGATTAAAGCTGGTCGCGGCAGTTGCCAACCACCTCGAAGTCAAAAATGGCAAACTGACAGGCAAAGTCAAAGGGGCTATTGTCGATGCAAAATACAAAGCGCAAACCCTCGTTAAACTGGCGGAAAAACTGAATATCCCAATGGAGCAAACCGTCGCCATCGGTGACGGAGCAAACGACCTGAAAATGCTCAGAAAGGCAGGACTGGGAATAGCGTACCACGCGAAACCCAAAGTGTTTGCCAGGGCGAAAGTGGGGATTAAGCATGCGGATCTCATGGGAGTGTTATGTGTCCTTAGCGGAGGCCTCAAGCACGAAGAACGCTAA
- the radA gene encoding DNA repair protein RadA → MAKGAKRAFVCNECGADYPRWQGQCSACNAWNTITEVRLASTAAARTDRLTGYAGNAAGVSKVQKLSEISLEELPRFTTGFKEFDRVLGGGVVPGSAILIGGNPGAGKSTLLLQTMCLLSREMKTLYVTGEESLQQVAMRAHRLGLPTDSLNMLSETSIEQICLTAEQEQPKLMVIDSIQVMHMADIQSSPGSVAQVRETAAYLTRFAKTRGVAIIMVGHVTKDGSLAGPKVLEHCIDCSIMLDGDADNRFRTLRSHKNRFGAVNELGVFAMTEQGLKEVSNPSAIFLSRGDEITSGSSVMVVWEGTRPLLVEIQALVDHSMMSNPRRVAVGLEQNRLAILLAVLHRHGGLQMSDQDVFVNVVGGVKVTETSADLALLLSLVSSFRDRPLPRDLVVFGEVGLAGEIRPVPSGQERISEAAKHGFKRAIVPHANMPKKLPADMKVYGVKKLADALSILDEF, encoded by the coding sequence GTGGCGAAAGGTGCGAAAAGGGCATTTGTGTGTAATGAGTGTGGGGCGGATTATCCGCGCTGGCAGGGGCAGTGTAGTGCCTGTAATGCATGGAATACCATTACGGAAGTGCGTTTGGCATCGACGGCAGCGGCGCGTACGGATAGGCTGACGGGTTATGCCGGTAATGCGGCGGGCGTCAGTAAAGTCCAAAAACTCTCTGAAATTAGCCTCGAAGAACTGCCGCGCTTTACCACTGGATTCAAAGAATTTGACCGCGTGCTGGGTGGTGGGGTTGTGCCGGGTAGTGCCATCCTGATCGGGGGGAATCCCGGAGCGGGGAAAAGTACCTTGCTGTTACAAACCATGTGCTTACTCTCGCGGGAGATGAAAACCCTGTATGTCACAGGGGAAGAATCCTTACAGCAAGTCGCCATGCGCGCTCATCGCCTAGGGCTACCGACCGACTCACTCAATATGCTGTCGGAAACCAGTATTGAACAAATTTGCCTGACCGCAGAGCAAGAGCAGCCTAAGCTGATGGTTATCGACTCCATCCAAGTGATGCACATGGCGGATATTCAATCCTCGCCGGGCAGTGTGGCGCAAGTGCGTGAAACCGCGGCATATCTGACTCGATTTGCGAAAACGCGCGGCGTGGCGATTATTATGGTGGGTCACGTCACTAAAGATGGCTCGCTGGCGGGGCCAAAAGTGCTTGAGCACTGTATTGACTGCTCCATTATGCTCGATGGGGACGCCGATAACCGTTTTCGTACCTTACGTAGCCACAAAAACCGCTTTGGTGCCGTCAACGAGCTGGGCGTATTTGCTATGACGGAGCAAGGCTTGAAAGAGGTCAGTAACCCGTCCGCCATCTTCTTAAGTCGTGGAGATGAAATTACCTCGGGCAGTTCTGTGATGGTCGTTTGGGAAGGTACGCGACCATTGCTGGTGGAGATCCAAGCCCTTGTCGACCACTCTATGATGTCCAATCCCCGTCGTGTGGCGGTGGGGCTAGAGCAAAACCGTTTAGCGATTTTGTTGGCGGTACTGCATCGCCATGGTGGATTACAAATGTCTGACCAAGACGTATTTGTGAACGTGGTGGGTGGGGTGAAAGTGACGGAAACCAGTGCCGACCTTGCGCTATTACTCTCTTTGGTTTCCAGCTTTCGTGATCGTCCATTACCTCGCGACCTCGTAGTATTCGGCGAAGTGGGGCTGGCAGGGGAAATTCGACCAGTCCCAAGCGGACAAGAGCGTATTTCCGAAGCCGCAAAACATGGCTTTAAACGCGCCATCGTCCCTCACGCCAATATGCCGAAAAAATTGCCGGCCGATATGAAGGTGTATGGGGTGAAGAAGTTGGCGGATGCGCTCAGTATTCTCGATGAATTTTAA
- the nadR gene encoding multifunctional transcriptional regulator/nicotinamide-nucleotide adenylyltransferase/ribosylnicotinamide kinase NadR — MAEFDYLKSAIKGAGYTLQQVADATEMTKGYLSQLINDKIKSPSAHKIAALHRFLGLEYPLQQKTIGVVFGKFYPLHTGHIYLIQRACSQVDELHVILCHDEPRDKELFVNSSMSQQPTVSDRLRWLLQTFKYQKNIHIHSFDEQGIEPYPHGWEVWSDGMKGFMKKHNINPSFIYSGEPHDVHRYKKYLGIETILIDPERTFMNISGNQIRQAPFRYWEYIPTEVKPFFVRKVAVLGGESSGKSTLVNKLANIFNTTSAWEYGRDYVFSHLGGDEMALQYSDYDKIALGHAQYIDFAIKYANKVAFIDTDFVTTQAFCLRYEGREHPFVQALIDEYRFDLVILLENNTPWVADGLRSLGSDKDRMEFQTLLIEMLKKNNIEFVHVESSDYDSRFLECVSLVQQLLMLDDSLSA, encoded by the coding sequence ATGGCTGAATTTGACTATCTAAAGAGTGCCATCAAAGGTGCAGGTTACACCTTGCAGCAAGTGGCTGATGCGACAGAGATGACCAAAGGCTATCTCAGCCAGTTAATTAACGACAAAATTAAAAGCCCCAGCGCGCACAAAATCGCGGCGCTTCATCGTTTTTTAGGATTGGAGTACCCGCTTCAACAGAAAACTATCGGCGTCGTTTTTGGGAAATTTTATCCACTCCATACGGGGCATATCTATTTGATTCAACGGGCTTGTAGCCAAGTGGATGAACTGCATGTGATCCTCTGCCACGACGAGCCTCGTGATAAAGAGCTGTTTGTGAACAGCTCCATGTCACAACAGCCAACCGTCAGTGACCGCCTGCGCTGGTTATTACAAACCTTTAAGTATCAGAAAAATATCCATATTCACTCCTTTGATGAGCAAGGGATAGAGCCATACCCTCACGGTTGGGAAGTGTGGAGCGATGGGATGAAAGGCTTTATGAAAAAGCACAATATCAACCCGAGCTTTATCTATTCCGGCGAGCCTCACGATGTGCATCGCTATAAAAAATACCTTGGGATCGAAACTATACTTATCGATCCTGAACGCACATTTATGAATATTAGCGGCAACCAAATTCGCCAAGCGCCATTCCGCTATTGGGAATATATTCCAACCGAAGTGAAACCGTTCTTTGTGCGTAAAGTGGCGGTGTTAGGCGGCGAATCAAGCGGTAAATCCACCCTCGTCAATAAGTTGGCCAATATCTTCAATACCACCAGTGCGTGGGAATATGGGCGCGATTATGTGTTTAGCCACCTTGGCGGTGATGAGATGGCGCTGCAATATTCTGACTACGATAAGATCGCGTTAGGGCATGCTCAATATATTGATTTTGCGATTAAATATGCGAATAAAGTGGCATTTATTGATACGGATTTTGTCACCACGCAAGCATTCTGTTTGCGTTATGAAGGGCGAGAACACCCGTTTGTTCAGGCGCTGATTGATGAGTACCGTTTTGATCTCGTTATCTTGTTAGAAAATAATACTCCATGGGTAGCGGATGGTCTGCGCAGCTTAGGCAGTGATAAAGACAGAATGGAGTTTCAAACATTACTGATTGAAATGCTGAAGAAAAATAATATTGAATTTGTGCATGTGGAGTCGTCAGACTACGATTCGCGTTTCTTAGAATGCGTTTCTTTGGTTCAACAATTATTGATGCTGGATGATTCACTTTCCGCATAA